A single window of Leptolyngbya ohadii IS1 DNA harbors:
- a CDS encoding DUF2499 domain-containing protein, with the protein MRDNSWTGEGDRQDRVWLQLQATIQAESFELFGINAPMHALSIPTWMIHVSSVIEWIAAIWLIWIYSEVSRNPAWRALSFGMLPALVSAMCACTWHFFDNSPALEWLVTLQAATTLIGNVTLCAAGWWIWQSRKDTPIA; encoded by the coding sequence GTGAGGGACAACTCTTGGACAGGCGAGGGCGATCGCCAGGATAGGGTCTGGCTGCAACTGCAAGCTACAATACAGGCTGAATCCTTTGAACTGTTTGGAATAAACGCCCCCATGCACGCCCTTTCGATTCCAACCTGGATGATTCATGTCTCCAGCGTCATTGAATGGATCGCCGCAATCTGGCTGATCTGGATCTACAGTGAGGTCAGCCGTAATCCGGCATGGCGTGCCCTTTCCTTTGGAATGCTGCCTGCGCTGGTTAGTGCAATGTGTGCCTGCACCTGGCACTTTTTTGATAACAGTCCTGCCCTGGAATGGCTGGTAACGCTGCAAGCTGCGACGACGCTCATCGGCAATGTTACCCTTTGCGCGGCGGGCTGGTGGATTTGGCAAAGCCGTAAGGATACCCCGATCGCATGA
- the cas12k gene encoding type V CRISPR-associated protein Cas12k (Type V-K CRISPR systems have also been known as with the large Cas12k protein, has also been known as type V-U5, and Cas12k as C2c5.) yields the protein MRTITFRLCASEETRKIFWYLCQEHTLLVNALSHKVQQSKEFQTWQEKGWLPNKKLKLLNKEVLEEKTAFQVQVLDQTKLPDLPSRFIASAIRANQQTWGSWIAQQRRRYMSLTGKQDWLQLQECDLDLSQTTDFTFAQICTEVREVLASVTAQIAAEEQKKQNQKKRSRQTTKAKRTVKKQKKVSESRRITEALFKLLKKKQNALTMRAIAYLLRNNATVQEDEENPQEIALKLDQKRIEIERLKTQLQSQFPKPRDPTGAIADRYINEALEKPSFATSWKILVLFCLLITNQELPGLSLQFHSHLLQQLQHPDLSREAQQAEFKSWEEGCLERMTKLATVLKSLPLPISFDSSDDLYWSVEPKQQKAVEPKETTPAPTDGQPRRSPKRKRKNRRKIQVQERIVVRFKGLREHKFGVQCSHRDLAILQQCQREWERYGSLPDDKKFSLGLFPARAARLLWRKDKQQRKPSANSPGEKSQVEEWRQYRLYLHITIDDRLLSAEGTEEVRQEKLIKAQDDQKTMRKRKSPRKKLEEAELTQEQKEKKAKDGAIAKKRVASTQARLSDPTRLKRPSRKPYQGQSHIQVRVCFNQQERVSLAVFDTQQQQVLEYVSVRDLLYDHSAEKHHQHFISNPKRKGKRTLEQMQLEQYHLLDRLRKQQVKNHQRRMRAQKQGYYKYSKSESNLGEYLDRLLAARIGQLAVQWQASSVVIPDLGNLRESVEAKLQAWADLIFPKMEEVQQKTTKKIRVSFHGWSYGRLARCIRSRAARDGLAIVIGQQPQQGSLQEKARAVAPANSTTA from the coding sequence ATGAGGACAATTACATTTCGACTCTGCGCCAGTGAAGAAACACGCAAGATTTTCTGGTACCTCTGCCAAGAACATACCCTTCTTGTCAATGCTCTTTCTCATAAAGTACAACAGAGTAAAGAGTTTCAGACTTGGCAAGAAAAGGGATGGCTTCCTAATAAGAAATTGAAACTACTGAACAAAGAGGTACTCGAAGAAAAGACAGCCTTTCAAGTCCAAGTACTAGACCAAACAAAGTTGCCAGACCTACCTTCCAGATTCATTGCCTCTGCAATTCGGGCTAACCAGCAGACGTGGGGATCTTGGATTGCACAGCAAAGGAGGCGTTATATGAGCCTGACTGGTAAACAGGACTGGTTGCAGTTGCAGGAATGCGATCTTGATTTGTCACAGACGACCGATTTTACGTTTGCTCAAATTTGTACTGAAGTGCGAGAGGTGCTGGCAAGCGTCACAGCACAAATCGCGGCAGAGGAACAGAAGAAGCAAAACCAGAAGAAGCGATCGCGTCAAACAACGAAGGCAAAGCGTACGGTCAAAAAGCAGAAAAAAGTATCTGAATCCCGCCGCATTACAGAGGCTCTCTTCAAATTGCTTAAAAAGAAGCAGAACGCGCTAACTATGCGTGCAATAGCGTATTTGTTGCGGAACAATGCAACTGTGCAGGAGGACGAAGAGAATCCTCAAGAAATTGCACTGAAACTAGACCAGAAGCGGATCGAGATTGAGCGACTCAAAACTCAGTTGCAAAGTCAATTTCCTAAACCGCGTGATCCTACGGGTGCAATTGCGGATCGTTACATTAATGAAGCACTGGAGAAGCCAAGTTTTGCTACTTCCTGGAAAATCTTGGTACTGTTCTGTCTGCTGATAACTAACCAGGAGCTTCCTGGACTCAGTCTGCAATTTCACAGTCATCTACTTCAACAACTGCAACATCCCGATTTATCAAGAGAAGCACAGCAAGCTGAGTTCAAGTCTTGGGAAGAGGGCTGCTTGGAGCGGATGACTAAACTGGCGACCGTTCTCAAGTCATTACCTCTACCCATCAGCTTTGATAGCAGTGACGATCTCTACTGGTCAGTTGAGCCAAAGCAGCAGAAAGCTGTTGAACCCAAGGAGACAACACCTGCGCCTACTGACGGTCAACCCCGGCGATCGCCAAAACGAAAACGCAAAAATCGCCGCAAGATTCAGGTTCAAGAGCGGATCGTGGTACGTTTTAAGGGGCTAAGAGAACACAAGTTTGGTGTGCAGTGCAGCCATCGTGATCTCGCAATTCTTCAGCAGTGCCAGCGTGAGTGGGAAAGATATGGGTCATTGCCGGACGACAAGAAGTTTAGTTTAGGACTCTTCCCGGCACGAGCGGCACGTCTCCTCTGGCGTAAGGATAAGCAGCAGCGTAAACCCTCTGCTAACTCACCTGGTGAGAAGTCACAGGTTGAAGAATGGCGACAGTACCGGCTCTACCTGCACATCACGATCGATGATAGGTTACTCTCTGCTGAGGGAACCGAGGAAGTGCGGCAGGAGAAGCTCATTAAAGCGCAGGATGACCAGAAAACGATGCGAAAGCGCAAGTCACCTCGCAAGAAGCTTGAGGAAGCGGAGTTAACCCAGGAACAGAAAGAGAAGAAGGCTAAGGATGGTGCCATTGCCAAAAAACGAGTAGCTTCAACGCAAGCTCGTTTAAGCGATCCTACCAGATTAAAGCGTCCCAGTCGAAAGCCCTATCAGGGGCAGTCTCATATTCAGGTACGGGTATGTTTTAACCAGCAGGAGCGTGTCAGTCTTGCTGTGTTCGATACTCAGCAGCAGCAGGTCTTAGAGTATGTGAGCGTGCGAGATTTGCTGTACGACCACAGTGCCGAGAAACATCATCAGCACTTCATCAGTAACCCAAAGCGTAAAGGTAAGCGCACGCTTGAGCAAATGCAACTGGAGCAGTACCACCTGCTCGATCGCTTAAGGAAACAGCAGGTCAAAAATCACCAACGGCGGATGCGGGCACAAAAGCAGGGTTACTACAAATACAGCAAATCAGAATCGAATTTGGGCGAGTACCTAGATCGTCTTTTAGCTGCCCGTATTGGTCAACTCGCTGTTCAGTGGCAAGCTAGCTCAGTCGTCATTCCAGATTTAGGGAATCTCCGCGAGAGCGTTGAGGCAAAGTTGCAAGCCTGGGCAGATCTAATTTTTCCCAAAATGGAGGAAGTTCAACAAAAGACAACCAAAAAAATTCGCGTCAGTTTTCATGGCTGGAGCTATGGTCGATTAGCACGCTGTATTCGCAGTCGAGCCGCTCGTGACGGGTTGGCGATCGTGATCGGTCAGCAGCCACAACAGGGAAGTTTGCAAGAAAAAGCAAGAGCAGTAGCACCTGCCAATTCGACAACAGCCTGA
- a CDS encoding serine/threonine-protein kinase — protein MICCLNPHCKKPINADSETVCQSCGSSLIRLRDRYRAVEPLGQGGFGKTYLAVDEDRLNSKCVIKQFSPQVQGTKSLEKAVQLFYQEAVRLDELGEHSQIPRLLAYFEQERYLYLVQQFVEGQSLLQEMKQNGTFSERQIRDVLSDVLPVLRFIHRQQVIHRDITPANILRRQSDDRLVLIDFGVAKQVNEESAAEPGTRIGTEGYAPMEQFRGGKAYPASDLYSLGATCLHLLTGTRPDNLYDPLNGCWIWREYLRDEKKKLVSDQLAHILNYLLKDLVSERYQSADEVMRDLNADSFLPSVPRAIQSPGAGQSSPPRRASIPPAVAPPSKPPASQPPKTPVSRPPASRPPVSQPPRPSAPPVPSSPGIVSGRAANRSSRALHILTGHASWVTCVAISPNAQTIASSSLDDTVRLWNATTGEAVSILKGHSRGVNTIAISPDGKTLISGSDDYTLKIWNVNSGALLGTLTGHSRDVNAVAVSPDSKLFVSGGEDRTIRIWSLTTGAMMRSLSDAASMIRTLAISPDGKLLAGGGLDNKVRLWNLATGSPLQVLSGHLNSINAIAFCGDGKTLVTGSKDKSIRIWNYQTGELLRTLSEHTRDVNAIALTPNDRLLISGSSDTTIRIWDLASGRVLLTWADHADAVNSLAVSVDGKLLVSGSSDKTVRIWQLPT, from the coding sequence ATGATCTGCTGTCTTAATCCTCACTGCAAGAAGCCCATTAACGCTGATAGTGAAACGGTGTGTCAAAGCTGCGGCAGTTCCCTAATTCGCTTGCGCGATCGGTATCGGGCAGTGGAGCCGCTGGGACAGGGTGGCTTTGGAAAGACCTACCTGGCAGTGGACGAAGATCGGCTGAACAGCAAATGTGTGATTAAGCAGTTTTCTCCCCAGGTGCAGGGCACCAAGTCCCTGGAGAAGGCAGTTCAGCTTTTCTATCAGGAAGCAGTGCGGCTGGATGAACTAGGCGAACATTCGCAGATTCCCAGGCTGCTGGCGTATTTTGAGCAGGAGCGCTATTTGTATCTGGTGCAGCAGTTTGTGGAGGGTCAAAGCCTGCTCCAGGAAATGAAGCAAAACGGCACCTTTTCCGAGCGGCAAATTCGCGATGTGTTGTCTGATGTGCTGCCCGTGCTGCGCTTTATCCATCGTCAGCAGGTGATTCACCGGGACATTACGCCTGCCAATATTCTGCGCCGCCAGTCGGACGATCGCCTCGTGCTGATTGATTTTGGCGTTGCCAAGCAGGTGAACGAAGAGTCTGCCGCAGAGCCAGGCACCCGGATTGGTACAGAAGGATACGCACCGATGGAGCAGTTTCGCGGTGGCAAGGCATATCCCGCTAGCGATCTCTACAGCCTGGGGGCGACCTGCCTGCATCTACTCACGGGCACCCGACCGGATAATCTGTACGACCCGCTAAACGGCTGCTGGATCTGGCGAGAATATTTGCGCGACGAGAAAAAGAAACTGGTCAGCGATCAGCTAGCGCACATTCTCAACTATCTGCTGAAGGATCTGGTTAGCGAACGCTATCAGTCTGCCGATGAGGTGATGCGCGACCTGAATGCTGATTCCTTCCTGCCCAGTGTGCCGCGTGCGATTCAGTCTCCTGGCGCAGGGCAGTCTTCCCCTCCCCGGAGAGCCAGCATTCCGCCTGCGGTGGCTCCGCCCTCCAAACCGCCTGCCTCCCAGCCTCCTAAAACGCCCGTTTCTCGTCCTCCGGCTTCCAGACCGCCTGTTTCCCAACCGCCTCGCCCCAGTGCGCCCCCTGTTCCCAGTTCGCCGGGCATCGTTTCTGGACGGGCAGCTAATCGATCGTCCCGTGCGCTGCATATTCTCACCGGACACGCTTCCTGGGTAACATGCGTTGCAATTAGCCCGAATGCCCAGACGATCGCCAGCAGCAGCCTGGATGATACGGTACGCCTATGGAATGCCACAACGGGAGAAGCGGTTTCTATTTTGAAGGGACATAGCCGAGGCGTAAATACGATCGCCATCAGTCCAGATGGCAAAACCCTGATTAGCGGCAGCGATGATTACACGCTGAAGATCTGGAACGTCAATTCGGGAGCATTACTGGGGACACTGACAGGGCATAGTCGCGATGTGAATGCGGTGGCGGTCAGTCCCGATAGCAAGCTGTTTGTCAGCGGTGGCGAAGATCGGACGATCCGGATCTGGAGCCTGACGACGGGTGCCATGATGCGGAGCCTCAGCGATGCTGCCAGTATGATTCGGACTTTGGCGATTAGTCCGGACGGTAAGCTGCTGGCAGGTGGCGGGTTAGACAACAAGGTGCGGCTGTGGAATCTGGCAACAGGCAGTCCGCTACAAGTGCTGTCGGGGCATCTCAACTCGATTAACGCGATTGCCTTCTGTGGGGATGGCAAAACTCTGGTGACGGGCAGCAAGGATAAATCGATTCGGATCTGGAATTACCAGACCGGGGAACTGCTGCGAACCCTTTCGGAACATACGCGGGATGTGAATGCTATTGCCCTGACGCCCAACGATCGGCTGTTGATAAGCGGCAGTAGCGATACGACGATCCGGATCTGGGATCTGGCAAGTGGTCGAGTGCTTTTAACCTGGGCGGATCATGCGGATGCGGTAAATTCGCTGGCGGTTAGCGTCGATGGCAAATTGCTGGTGAGCGGCAGTTCGGATAAGACGGTCAGGATCTGGCAGCTGCCAACGTAG
- a CDS encoding helix-turn-helix domain-containing protein: MDLSSALRDYSAVTQNSKLNVKQRFGRAIRRRRRELDLSQEELAERAELNRTYLSDIERGEVNPSLEIIDKLANALGISVSGLFADYEIDLTQKSNG, translated from the coding sequence ATGGATTTGTCATCTGCACTCCGTGACTATAGTGCAGTGACCCAAAACAGCAAACTGAATGTCAAACAGCGGTTTGGCAGGGCTATCCGGAGGCGGAGGCGAGAACTCGACCTCTCCCAGGAAGAACTGGCTGAACGTGCTGAGTTAAATCGAACCTACCTCTCTGACATAGAACGCGGGGAGGTCAATCCGTCATTGGAAATTATCGATAAGCTGGCAAATGCACTGGGCATCTCAGTGTCCGGACTGTTTGCTGACTACGAGATTGATTTAACTCAGAAATCGAATGGCTAA
- a CDS encoding tyrosine-type recombinase/integrase, translating into MPRSEHVPEPVLIQLHGQSPNASGGQLPAPPTDLRLLRIDEYLQARSLSPKTQSAYRQDFQHFLRWTNLAWTDVTPRQVTQFKQHLMRTEEGRRVLSDASVKRVLGTLKAFYGWLWRSGYIDRNPTLEVQLPKLSEPEAGNLTDEQVSRILAAAAETRLRERNLALIAVLQHGIRAEAATLLNIEDFDGARLHVHQDKADSKGVVPLDQDGQQKIAAYLAWRQERGEVILPQAPLFISYSHRNAGVRIGYDTIEKLVTRLRKATGIQFHAHQFRHTYATNLVLDGMNPYHVMTLTRHKSVQTFRRYTKAADQKAAEAAFYETQQRRKDKLPQTEQ; encoded by the coding sequence ATGCCCCGCTCCGAGCACGTTCCTGAACCTGTTTTGATTCAACTGCACGGGCAGTCCCCCAACGCTTCAGGAGGGCAATTACCCGCTCCTCCAACCGACCTTCGTCTGCTCAGAATTGACGAGTACTTGCAGGCGCGATCGCTTTCTCCGAAGACGCAAAGTGCCTATCGACAGGACTTTCAGCACTTTCTTCGCTGGACAAATCTTGCCTGGACGGACGTGACACCAAGACAAGTGACGCAGTTTAAGCAGCACCTCATGCGAACTGAGGAGGGCAGGCGCGTTCTGTCAGATGCCAGCGTGAAACGAGTTCTAGGAACATTGAAGGCGTTCTACGGCTGGCTCTGGCGCAGTGGCTATATCGATCGCAATCCGACGCTGGAGGTGCAGTTACCCAAACTGAGTGAACCAGAAGCCGGGAATTTGACCGATGAGCAAGTGAGCCGGATTTTGGCGGCAGCAGCCGAAACGCGATTGCGAGAGCGGAATCTAGCCCTGATCGCAGTTCTCCAACATGGGATTCGAGCAGAAGCAGCCACTCTACTCAATATCGAAGATTTTGATGGCGCGCGGCTGCATGTGCATCAAGACAAGGCAGACAGTAAGGGGGTTGTACCGCTAGATCAGGATGGGCAGCAGAAAATCGCAGCTTATCTGGCTTGGCGTCAGGAGCGAGGGGAAGTGATACTGCCTCAGGCTCCTCTATTCATTTCTTATTCACATCGGAATGCTGGCGTGCGGATTGGCTATGACACGATCGAGAAGCTGGTGACGCGATTGCGGAAAGCAACTGGAATACAGTTCCATGCTCATCAGTTCCGTCATACTTACGCAACGAATCTGGTGCTGGACGGCATGAATCCATATCATGTGATGACTCTGACACGGCACAAATCTGTGCAGACCTTTCGCCGCTACACGAAAGCAGCGGATCAGAAAGCCGCAGAGGCGGCATTCTATGAGACGCAGCAGCGCAGGAAGGATAAACTGCCGCAAACGGAGCAGTAA
- a CDS encoding helix-turn-helix domain-containing protein: MTGRSTPQNLGPRELALYNLYRNCQLSMTPQQFYSRWDVTHAQIAQICGCSTTTVDRWFTTTALQSLPRRDHMRKLAEMNFLWEHYEEIPDSIRQHLCPPPDQSTRS; this comes from the coding sequence ATGACAGGCAGAAGCACGCCCCAGAATTTAGGACCAAGGGAACTGGCACTCTACAACCTCTACAGGAATTGCCAGTTAAGCATGACACCACAACAGTTTTACTCGCGCTGGGATGTGACTCATGCTCAAATCGCTCAGATCTGTGGCTGCTCAACTACCACGGTCGATCGCTGGTTCACAACCACAGCCCTCCAGAGCCTGCCGCGAAGGGATCACATGAGGAAGCTGGCTGAAATGAACTTTTTATGGGAGCACTACGAAGAAATCCCGGACAGCATACGTCAGCACCTCTGTCCACCCCCGGATCAATCTACCCGGTCATGA
- a CDS encoding DUF3593 domain-containing protein, protein MTPETLFGLSLFPYLGFLWFLTRLARRGTADQPAQMPRLALIGFYMTLVFVGVTIPAGIYAKVHYGEALANVDWLHGSAEAFLTLANVLVVLGFRQAIVAAKKQ, encoded by the coding sequence ATGACGCCTGAAACGCTGTTTGGTCTATCGCTGTTTCCCTATCTAGGATTCCTCTGGTTTTTGACCCGGCTTGCCCGTCGTGGGACTGCTGATCAGCCCGCCCAGATGCCTCGACTGGCGCTCATCGGTTTTTATATGACGCTGGTGTTTGTAGGGGTAACAATTCCCGCAGGAATTTACGCCAAAGTACACTACGGCGAGGCATTAGCGAACGTGGACTGGCTGCACGGCAGCGCAGAAGCCTTCCTCACGCTGGCAAATGTGCTGGTGGTGCTGGGGTTTCGTCAGGCAATTGTGGCGGCAAAAAAACAGTAA
- a CDS encoding helix-turn-helix domain-containing protein, with product MTAMSPKVRLEPYLTLEELKQRYKQTKDRIEARRWHLLLLVAQKWTIKQASELVGLNYDYAKTIVRRYNSEGPESVRNRIKERQPPTPRSLLTPEQQQELRQVLQGTAPDGGSWSGPKVAQWIAEKTGRDRVWAQRGWEYLQRFGGTRS from the coding sequence ATGACTGCCATGTCCCCCAAAGTTCGCCTGGAACCCTATCTAACGCTGGAAGAATTGAAGCAGCGCTACAAGCAAACCAAAGACCGGATTGAGGCACGCCGCTGGCATTTGCTCCTGCTGGTGGCTCAGAAGTGGACGATTAAGCAAGCCTCGGAATTGGTTGGACTGAACTACGACTATGCGAAGACGATCGTTCGTCGCTACAACAGCGAAGGTCCAGAATCCGTCCGCAACCGCATTAAGGAACGTCAGCCCCCCACCCCCCGATCGCTCCTTACCCCTGAACAGCAGCAGGAACTCAGGCAGGTTCTTCAGGGCACTGCTCCCGACGGTGGAAGCTGGTCTGGTCCCAAAGTTGCCCAATGGATCGCCGAAAAAACCGGACGCGATCGGGTCTGGGCACAGCGGGGGTGGGAGTATTTGCAGCGGTTTGGTGGGACGCGATCGTAG
- a CDS encoding site-specific integrase: MLDQVRQCIRLRHFSLKTEKSYIYYIRDFILFHNKRHPKGMGADEIQSYLSHVAIERRAAASTQTVALIALLLLQ, from the coding sequence CTGCTTGACCAAGTACGGCAGTGCATTCGGCTCCGGCACTTCAGCTTAAAGACCGAGAAATCTTACATTTACTACATTCGCGATTTCATTCTGTTTCACAACAAGAGACATCCCAAGGGAATGGGTGCTGACGAAATCCAATCGTATTTGTCTCATGTCGCGATCGAGCGACGAGCCGCTGCTTCCACCCAAACTGTCGCGTTGATCGCCCTGCTGCTCCTTCAATAA
- a CDS encoding helix-turn-helix domain-containing protein, with the protein MSQNTANELGESLYIFDPEGTVNLDAWAGEFSAIGHGGYSEETAIVPLEKADTATSCQTEQASGIDWVSLTQDVLTTETLNQLIALLRDRSALPDLVTEQLLQQLLRIYQHKVEVTLQGQGIEAIDTSLPQFKVITQKKTGEKKVELNLNQEKIRSYLKSSLDGFFDYAGFWEEFARTIGNSLIIWIAENLDKLGKPAITEQDQLVQQIQHQLEECPPPLQERISLLAQIYCQDITKKILQGFNLPNCSLQEMDKLLGLRQKPISMTSTSLTLDPISVIPTAIPIASSIRAQLRPDLWEENAEQLAVFRYRSKTNPNNYIEHYITNPGDIALLPWEAAEQIINKFGFDTVKLQLIFAARTMEEEEPWKSTFTLKASDMIPLLGWDRNHSTSLPDKRNAVATTAYALSCLLVKSVWIEGRGKRQIDASTPIGRMWDVLIDLHGQFDWVSGKIEKPDEVYITVSPGLWTKHFLNRAGSRAKEALHQFGYLAKDILKIDPYHHEMALRLAIQLTLDARIRVHNQNPYDYRVISLLEEVLPRTEIDKALQDKHRARDLKNRWNRALKLLLSLGWQIEYDPATYPDWLQPSSTAPKPEDWRKVKVIDRLLQAKLTIKPPHPIPGLLAKMKEPRKPKQLELPPVEELTGDQVRIAREQLGWSRKELGGFLDLSADYIGKLERGDRIITSELESRLRKLLHL; encoded by the coding sequence ATGTCGCAGAATACCGCTAATGAGTTAGGGGAAAGCCTTTATATTTTTGATCCAGAGGGGACGGTTAACCTGGATGCATGGGCTGGGGAATTTTCTGCGATCGGTCACGGTGGCTATTCTGAAGAAACGGCGATCGTGCCTTTAGAAAAGGCTGACACAGCCACATCTTGTCAGACAGAGCAAGCTTCTGGAATTGATTGGGTAAGCCTGACGCAGGATGTACTGACGACGGAGACGCTGAATCAACTCATTGCCTTGCTGCGCGATCGATCTGCTTTGCCGGATCTGGTGACGGAGCAGCTTTTGCAGCAGCTTTTGCGAATTTATCAGCACAAAGTTGAGGTGACGCTCCAGGGTCAGGGAATTGAGGCGATCGATACCAGTTTGCCTCAGTTTAAGGTGATAACTCAGAAGAAGACGGGGGAAAAGAAAGTTGAACTTAATTTGAATCAGGAGAAGATTCGATCGTATCTAAAAAGTTCACTGGATGGATTCTTTGATTACGCAGGCTTTTGGGAAGAGTTTGCCAGGACGATCGGTAATAGTTTAATTATCTGGATTGCCGAAAACTTAGACAAGCTGGGAAAACCTGCGATTACCGAACAGGATCAGCTTGTGCAGCAGATTCAGCATCAGCTCGAAGAATGCCCGCCGCCCCTTCAGGAACGCATTAGCCTGCTCGCGCAAATTTACTGTCAGGATATTACCAAGAAGATTTTGCAGGGATTTAATTTGCCCAACTGCTCCCTGCAAGAAATGGATAAATTGCTGGGTCTGCGGCAAAAGCCAATCTCCATGACCAGCACCAGTCTGACGCTTGACCCGATTTCGGTCATTCCCACAGCAATCCCGATCGCCAGCAGTATTCGCGCCCAGCTACGCCCCGACCTATGGGAAGAAAATGCCGAGCAGCTCGCCGTCTTTCGCTACCGCAGCAAAACCAATCCAAATAACTACATCGAACACTACATCACGAATCCCGGTGACATTGCGCTACTGCCCTGGGAAGCGGCGGAGCAAATTATCAACAAGTTTGGCTTTGACACGGTGAAGCTTCAGCTGATTTTTGCTGCCCGCACAATGGAAGAGGAAGAACCCTGGAAGAGTACCTTTACCCTCAAAGCCAGCGATATGATTCCGCTGTTGGGCTGGGATCGCAACCACAGCACCAGCCTGCCGGATAAACGCAATGCGGTGGCAACGACGGCTTATGCGCTGTCCTGTTTGCTGGTAAAATCGGTTTGGATCGAGGGGCGGGGGAAACGCCAAATTGACGCCAGTACGCCGATCGGTCGAATGTGGGATGTGCTGATCGATTTGCACGGTCAGTTTGATTGGGTGAGCGGCAAGATCGAAAAGCCGGATGAAGTTTATATCACGGTCAGTCCGGGACTCTGGACAAAGCATTTTCTAAATCGGGCGGGCAGTCGGGCAAAGGAGGCGCTGCATCAGTTTGGCTATCTGGCGAAGGATATCCTGAAAATCGATCCCTACCATCATGAGATGGCACTGCGGCTGGCAATTCAGCTTACGCTCGATGCGCGGATTCGTGTCCACAATCAAAACCCCTACGACTATCGCGTGATTAGCCTGCTGGAGGAAGTTTTGCCCCGCACAGAAATCGACAAGGCATTGCAGGACAAACACCGGGCACGGGATCTAAAAAATCGCTGGAACCGTGCCCTCAAGCTACTCCTCAGCCTGGGCTGGCAAATTGAGTATGACCCCGCCACCTATCCCGACTGGCTGCAACCAAGCAGCACTGCCCCGAAACCGGAGGACTGGCGCAAAGTGAAGGTGATCGATCGCCTCCTGCAAGCCAAACTCACGATTAAACCACCTCACCCAATTCCGGGACTGCTGGCAAAGATGAAGGAACCCCGCAAGCCCAAACAGCTTGAGCTTCCCCCCGTGGAGGAGTTAACGGGCGATCAAGTGCGGATTGCCAGAGAGCAGTTGGGCTGGAGCCGCAAGGAACTGGGCGGATTTCTAGATCTGAGCGCGGACTATATCGGCAAACTGGAGCGGGGCGATCGGATTATTACATCTGAGCTGGAATCGCGTCTGAGAAAACTGCTGCATTTGTAG